In the Candidatus Omnitrophota bacterium genome, one interval contains:
- the murI gene encoding glutamate racemase — MNKRPIGIFDSGVGGLTVLREIERALPGENLVYFGDTARVPYGNKSRSTVIKFSRQSVKFLLSKKVKAIVVACNTSSALALDNLKVSFKIPIVGVIEAGVKKAITASTNNKIAVIGTKSTIASRSYEKEITKRDSQVKVYSQSCPLFVPLAEEGILRGKIVNDIIKMYLGKIKAKKVGVVILGCTHYPLLKAEISKYLKGVTVIDSARAVALYTKELLANKRLLNSGRGARKEFYVSDQPASFSKSAKLFLKREITKPRIANA, encoded by the coding sequence ATGAATAAACGACCAATCGGTATTTTTGATTCGGGAGTTGGTGGGCTTACGGTTTTAAGAGAAATCGAACGCGCTTTGCCAGGTGAGAATTTAGTTTATTTTGGTGATACGGCCAGGGTTCCTTATGGCAATAAATCAAGATCAACAGTAATAAAGTTTAGTCGTCAGAGCGTTAAGTTTCTTTTGAGTAAAAAGGTTAAAGCGATAGTCGTTGCTTGTAATACCTCTTCGGCCTTGGCTTTGGATAATTTAAAGGTTAGCTTTAAAATACCGATTGTTGGGGTTATTGAAGCCGGGGTTAAGAAGGCAATCACGGCTTCAACTAATAATAAAATTGCGGTTATTGGAACAAAATCGACAATTGCCAGCAGAAGTTATGAAAAAGAGATCACTAAAAGAGATTCTCAGGTGAAAGTCTATTCTCAAAGTTGTCCTTTATTTGTTCCTTTGGCTGAAGAAGGCATATTAAGGGGTAAAATAGTAAACGATATAATAAAGATGTACTTAGGAAAGATTAAAGCAAAGAAAGTCGGGGTAGTAATTTTAGGTTGTACGCACTACCCGTTATTAAAAGCCGAAATTTCTAAATATTTAAAAGGCGTCACAGTGATTGATTCAGCTCGAGCAGTAGCTTTATATACTAAAGAATTGCTGGCAAACAAGCGATTACTTAATTCTGGCCGAGGAGCAAGAAAAGAGTTCTACGTTTCTGATCAACCGGCTAGTTTTAGTAAATCAGCAAAGTTATTTCTAAAGCGAGAGATAACAAAACCAAGGATAGCAAATGCATAA
- the queC gene encoding 7-cyano-7-deazaguanine synthase QueC, with translation MKKAVVLLSGGIDSVTTLYYAKRKGYKLTALIFDYKQRHRKEIGFAKRVARLNRIDYFVQRIDLSWTKSSLTNKKIKVPSRRNLKSKSIPLTYVAGRNIIFLTYAFSLAESIGAKSVLIGAHIQDYSGYPDCRPDFLEAYGRAINKGLKDKGIKLVAPLINKDKKSIIRLGLKLKVPFNYTWSCYGGNKRPCESCDSCRFRIKAFRDLGLIDPGLVKVAN, from the coding sequence ATGAAAAAAGCGGTAGTTCTTTTATCCGGAGGTATTGACTCAGTAACCACTCTTTATTATGCTAAAAGAAAAGGCTACAAACTAACTGCTTTAATTTTTGATTATAAGCAAAGACATAGAAAAGAGATTGGGTTTGCTAAAAGAGTAGCCCGGCTTAACAGAATCGATTATTTTGTTCAAAGAATAGATTTATCTTGGACTAAATCGAGCCTGACTAATAAGAAAATAAAAGTTCCTTCAAGGCGTAATCTAAAAAGTAAAAGTATACCCTTAACTTATGTCGCTGGAAGGAATATAATTTTTTTAACTTATGCTTTTTCTTTGGCTGAAAGTATTGGGGCGAAGTCGGTATTAATCGGCGCACATATCCAGGATTATTCTGGCTATCCGGATTGCAGGCCCGATTTCTTAGAGGCTTACGGTCGCGCGATAAACAAAGGACTTAAAGATAAGGGAATTAAGTTGGTTGCGCCGTTGATAAATAAGGATAAAAAAAGTATTATTAGACTGGGCTTAAAGCTTAAGGTTCCTTTTAACTATACTTGGTCTTGTTACGGGGGTAATAAACGGCCTTGTGAAAGTTGTGATAGCTGCCGTTTTAGAATCAAGGCTTTTAGAGACTTGGGCTTAATTGATCCAGGTCTGGTTAAGGTGGCCAATTGA
- the queD gene encoding 6-carboxytetrahydropterin synthase QueD, with the protein MHKVKITSRFSSAHFLRNYKGKCENLHGHNWKVEVVVSGEELNSLGMVIDFSDLKKLTKSVLDELDHKNLNDLEYFKKNNPSSEEIAKYVFIELEPVISAKGCILDEIRVWETDNSCAIYQG; encoded by the coding sequence ATGCATAAAGTAAAGATAACAAGTCGTTTCAGTTCGGCCCATTTTTTACGTAATTATAAGGGTAAGTGCGAGAATCTTCATGGTCATAATTGGAAGGTGGAGGTCGTAGTTTCCGGTGAAGAGTTAAATTCTTTAGGGATGGTTATTGATTTTTCAGATTTAAAGAAACTTACTAAGTCGGTATTGGATGAATTAGACCATAAAAATCTTAACGATTTAGAATATTTCAAAAAAAATAATCCTAGCTCTGAAGAAATTGCTAAGTATGTATTTATTGAGCTAGAACCGGTCATATCAGCTAAGGGTTGCATTCTTGATGAGATACGGGTTTGGGAAACAGATAATTCTTGTGCAATATATCAAGGATGA
- a CDS encoding FumA C-terminus/TtdB family hydratase beta subunit, producing the protein MKNIIFRKLKVGQVVMFSGVVYTARDQAHKRLVELIRRGKKLPLDLRGQIIYYCGPTATPKGKEIGSCGPTTSSRMDLFVEPLLKQGLLGMIGKGRRNKLVRELIKKHKGIYFLAPAGCGAFLAKKVKSKKLVAFSDLGPEAIYSLEVKDFPLIVAIDSKGKSLYQDY; encoded by the coding sequence ATGAAAAATATTATTTTTCGAAAGTTAAAGGTTGGTCAAGTAGTTATGTTTTCGGGGGTGGTTTATACTGCTCGCGATCAGGCACATAAGCGACTAGTTGAGTTAATAAGAAGAGGTAAAAAATTACCTTTAGATCTAAGAGGGCAAATTATATATTATTGTGGGCCAACGGCGACGCCTAAGGGTAAGGAAATTGGCTCTTGTGGGCCAACTACATCTTCGCGAATGGATCTTTTTGTTGAACCATTACTTAAACAGGGCCTGCTGGGGATGATTGGTAAAGGTAGAAGAAACAAATTGGTAAGGGAGTTAATTAAGAAGCATAAAGGAATTTATTTTTTAGCTCCGGCTGGTTGTGGTGCTTTTCTAGCTAAGAAGGTTAAGTCAAAGAAGCTGGTGGCGTTTTCCGATTTAGGGCCTGAGGCAATTTATAGCTTAGAAGTTAAGGATTTTCCTTTGATTGTGGCAATTGATTCTAAAGGAAAAAGTCTTTATCAAGATTATTGA
- a CDS encoding fumarate hydratase: MNHKVLAEDLDRLVARAAFSLREDVKRLIVKAYRVETNKKAKRALGWILDNAKIAQKEKLAICQDTGLPIIFIEAGRDIKLNTCLVDAIKKGVENGYRNNHLRPSLTDPLKRGSSCKGAISYLEFSKAKGLRITLFPKGFGSENKSQLKMFNPTASIDQIEDFVVRVVKEAGPESCPPFVVGVGIGGTSDKSLALAKKALIGRIDKPNSDKVLNSLEKRLVKRINFLKIGPMGFGGGATCLAVKVQKALTHIAGLPVGVNISCHALRSATIKVNIT, translated from the coding sequence ATGAACCATAAAGTTTTAGCTGAAGATTTAGATAGGTTAGTTGCCAGGGCGGCCTTTTCTTTACGAGAAGATGTCAAGAGGCTCATTGTGAAGGCTTATCGAGTTGAAACTAATAAAAAAGCTAAAAGAGCTTTAGGCTGGATCTTAGATAATGCTAAGATTGCCCAAAAAGAAAAGTTAGCGATTTGCCAAGATACTGGGTTGCCGATAATTTTTATTGAGGCTGGTAGAGATATCAAGCTAAATACTTGTCTTGTTGATGCTATCAAAAAGGGTGTCGAAAATGGTTATCGAAATAATCATTTACGGCCTTCATTGACTGATCCTTTAAAAAGGGGATCTTCCTGTAAAGGAGCAATATCTTATTTAGAGTTTTCTAAGGCTAAGGGTTTAAGAATAACTCTTTTTCCTAAAGGTTTCGGTAGCGAAAATAAATCGCAACTTAAAATGTTTAACCCGACTGCTTCGATTGACCAGATAGAGGATTTTGTAGTTAGGGTGGTTAAAGAAGCTGGTCCGGAGAGTTGTCCGCCATTTGTTGTTGGGGTAGGTATCGGTGGAACTTCAGATAAGTCACTAGCTTTAGCTAAGAAAGCTTTAATTGGCAGAATTGATAAACCGAATTCAGATAAAGTATTAAATAGTCTAGAGAAACGATTGGTGAAAAGAATTAACTTTTTAAAGATCGGTCCGATGGGTTTTGGCGGAGGGGCTACTTGTTTGGCAGTGAAAGTACAAAAAGCTTTAACTCACATTGCTGGCTTACCAGTAGGGGTGAATATCAGCTGTCATGCGTTAAGAAGCGCGACCATAAAAGTTAACATTACATGA
- a CDS encoding 7-carboxy-7-deazaguanine synthase QueE, which produces MSQPKGKISEIFKSIQGEGLYQGQAQVFVRFFGCNLTCRFCDTKLDSYQEFSIDELMSKIAFFDNYHSVSLTGGEPLVQVEFLRELSQRLKKAGKLVYLETNGTLYQNLKQVIDSIDIVAMDFKLPSSTESKDFWFMHREFLKVAQTKEVFIKAVIGKASRVEDLRIALAVIKEVNKDLLFVLQPENPYEEELKGKLNYFEKVCKERNINLSVVSQLHKILGVK; this is translated from the coding sequence ATGTCTCAACCCAAAGGAAAAATTTCAGAGATTTTCAAAAGTATTCAAGGTGAAGGTCTTTATCAAGGTCAAGCTCAGGTTTTTGTGCGTTTTTTCGGCTGCAACTTAACTTGTCGCTTTTGTGATACCAAGCTTGATTCTTATCAGGAGTTTAGTATTGACGAATTGATGTCAAAAATAGCTTTTTTTGATAATTATCATTCTGTGTCTTTGACTGGCGGAGAACCTTTAGTCCAGGTAGAATTTTTAAGAGAGCTATCCCAGAGATTAAAAAAAGCCGGCAAATTAGTTTATTTAGAAACTAATGGTACATTATATCAGAATTTAAAGCAGGTGATCGATAGTATTGATATAGTGGCAATGGATTTTAAACTGCCTTCTTCGACTGAAAGTAAGGACTTTTGGTTTATGCATCGGGAGTTTTTAAAAGTTGCTCAGACAAAGGAAGTATTTATTAAAGCCGTTATCGGTAAGGCTTCGCGAGTAGAAGATTTACGGATAGCTTTAGCGGTAATTAAGGAAGTAAACAAAGATTTACTTTTCGTTTTGCAGCCGGAGAATCCTTATGAGGAGGAGCTAAAGGGCAAACTAAATTATTTTGAAAAAGTTTGTAAAGAAAGAAATATTAATCTGAGCGTTGTTTCACAGTTACACAAAATCCTGGGGGTTAAATGA
- the rph gene encoding ribonuclease PH, whose amino-acid sequence MIKRSDGRKPDQLRNINIKRKFLKYAEGSCLIEMGNTRIICAASVDKKVPFFLKNTGEGWLTAEYRMLPCSSEDRIQRDKISGRTMEIQRLIGRSLRSVVNLKRLGERTIRIDCDVIQADGGTRTASIVGGYIALVDCLNKLYNRKEIFELCITDLLAATSVGTWQGAHFLDLTYLEDSQADVDMNVVMKGSGEFIEVQGTAEKGSFSEKDLSSFLKLAKKGIEEIINLEKDLFKDILAKL is encoded by the coding sequence ATGATTAAACGTAGCGACGGAAGAAAACCAGATCAACTGCGGAATATTAATATTAAGAGAAAGTTTTTGAAATATGCTGAAGGATCTTGTTTGATTGAGATGGGCAATACTCGGATTATTTGTGCGGCTAGTGTAGATAAAAAAGTACCGTTTTTTCTAAAAAATACCGGTGAAGGTTGGTTAACTGCCGAATATCGGATGCTTCCTTGTTCCAGTGAAGATAGAATCCAACGCGATAAGATTTCTGGTAGAACTATGGAGATTCAACGGTTAATCGGTCGGTCTTTGCGTAGTGTAGTAAATTTAAAAAGACTCGGCGAAAGAACTATTCGAATTGATTGTGATGTTATCCAGGCCGACGGAGGAACCAGAACTGCCTCGATTGTCGGGGGTTATATTGCTTTGGTTGATTGCCTAAATAAGCTTTATAACCGAAAGGAAATATTTGAGCTTTGCATAACTGATTTATTGGCGGCAACTAGCGTTGGTACTTGGCAAGGAGCACATTTCTTAGATCTAACTTACCTAGAGGATTCTCAAGCTGACGTGGACATGAACGTGGTCATGAAAGGATCTGGTGAGTTCATTGAAGTTCAGGGAACGGCTGAAAAGGGGAGTTTTTCTGAAAAAGACTTAAGCTCATTTCTTAAGTTAGCTAAAAAAGGGATTGAAGAGATAATTAATTTAGAGAAAGATTTGTTTAAGGATATTTTAGCTAAACTATAA